Sequence from the Pseudomonas sp. 7SR1 genome:
CCCATTTGCGCAGCCTGCGCCATGAGCGTCTGGACGACACGGTGGTGCTGGACGGTGCCAGCCGCCGCAACCTGGAATTGGACACCAACCTGGCCGGCGGGCGCGACAACACTTTGCAATCGGTGGTCGACCGCTGCCAGACCGCCATGGGCAGCCGCTTGCTCACCCGCTGGCTGAACCGCCCCCTGCGAGACCTGACGGTGTTGCTGGCCCGACAGACGTCGATTACCTGCTTGCTGGACCGGTACCGCTTCGAACAATTGCAGCCACAGCTCAAGGAAATCGGCGACATCGAGCGGATCCTGGCGCGTATCGGCCTGCGCAACGCCCGCCCCCGTGACCTGGCGCGCCTGCGCGACGCCCTGGGCGTCTTGCCCGAACTCCAGGCAGCGATGACCGATCTCGAGGCCCCGCACCTGCAGCATCTGGCGCGCAACACCAGCACCTACCCGGAGCTGGCCGCGCTGCTTGAAAAAGCGATCATCGACAACCCGCCGGCAGTGATCCGTGACGGCGGCGTCCTGAAGACCGGCTACGATGCCGAGCTCGACGAACTGCAAGCCCTGAGCGAAAACGCCGGCCAGTTCCTCATCGACCTGGAAGCCCGGGAAAAAGCTCGCACCGGCCTGACCAACCTCAAGGTCGGCTATAACCGCATCCATGGTTATTTCATCGAGTTGCCGAGCAAGCAGGCCGAACAGGCCCCGGCCGACTACATTCGTCGCCAGACCCTCAAGGGTGCCGAGCGCTTCATCACCCCGGAACTCAAGGCGTTCGAAGACAAGGCCCTGTCGGCCAAGAGCCGCGCCCTGGCACGGGAGAAGATGCTCTATGACGCCCTTCTCGAGGATCTGATCAGCCAACTGCCGCCGCTACAGGACACCGCTGCCGCGCTGGCGGAGCTGGACGTATTGAGCAACCTGGCCGAGCGAGCCTTGAACCTGGACCTGAACTGCCCGCGCTTCGTCAGCGAACCGTGCATGCGCATCAGCCAAGGTCGTCACCCAGTGGTCGAGCAGGTACTGACCACCCCGTTCGTGGCCAACGATCTGAGCCTGGACGACAATACCCGCATGCTGGTAATCACCGGTCCGAACATGGGCGGTAAATCCACCTATATGCGCCAGACCGCCCTGATCGTGCTGCTGGCTCACATCGGCAGTTTCGTACCGGCAGCCAGCTGCGAGTTATCCCTGGTGGACCGCATCTTCACCCGGATCGGCTCCAGCGATGACCTGGCCGGCGGGCGCTCGACCTTCATGGTGGAAATGAGCGAGACCGCCAATATCCTGCACAACGCCACCGAGCGCAGCCTGGTGCTGATGGACGAAGTGGGACGCGGCACCAGCACCTTCGACGGCCTGTCGCTGGCCTGGGCGGCGGCGGAACGACTGGCACAGCTGCGCGCCTATACGTTGTTCGCAACTCACTATTTCGAGTTGACGGTGCTGCCGGAAAGCCAGCCGCTGGTGGCCAACGTCCACCTCAATGCCACCGAGCACAATGATCGAATCGTGTTCCTGCACCATGTACTGCCCGGCCCGGCCAGCCAGAGCTACGGCCTGGCGGTGGCACAGCTCGCCGGCGTGCCTGGCGACGTGATCAGCCGCGCCCGGGAGCACTTGAGCCGCCTGGAAACCACCAGCCTGCCCCACGAAGCACCGCGCCCGGCCAAGGGCAAACCCGCCGCCCCGCAGCAAAGCGACCTGTTCGCCAGCCTGCCGCATCCGGTACTCGATGAACTGGCCAAGCTCGACCTGGACGACTTCACCCCACGCCGGGCATTGGATTTACTCTATACATTGAAGACACGGATCTAACGCACAGGCTTTCAAGCTGTTAGAATCTCGCGCGGTTTGGGATGCTGCAGGCAACTAGCCTGGTCTGCAGACTATCGCTCCCAAACCTGGCGAGCCCACCGTGAAGGGTCTTCGCTGCCGCCGCCTGAGGAGAAAACTAGAAATGACCTTCGTCGTCACCGACAACTGCATCAAGTGCAAGTACACCGACTGCGTAGAAGTCTGTCCGGTGGACTGCTTCTACGAAGGGCCTAACTTCCTGGTCATTCACCCGGACGAGTGCATTGACTGCGCCCTGTGTGAACCGGAATGCCCGGCACAAGCCATCTTCTCGGAGGACGAAGTGCCGGCCGGCATGGAGAACTTCATCGAGCTGAACGCCGAGCTGGCGGATATCTGGCCGAACATCACCGAGAAGAAAGACGCCCTGCCAGACGCTGAAGAGTGGGATGGCAAGCCAGGCAAGATCGCGGACCTCGAACGCTGATCCTTCCTGCGCTCATCGAAAAGGCCCCTTGCGGGCCTTTTTGCTTTTGCGAATTCAAGGAATTACAGGCAAAAAAAAGGGGCGGTTTGACCCGCCCACATTTTTTCCCTAATCCCTTTGATCCTTTTCATCATCCTGATGAATCGCATCCTGCGATGTCCTTCCTTCCCCATCGTCCGTGACGGGTGTGTCTGTCCGTCGACACAGGACTGATATTAGTGTTTTCCCAGGTGAGTGCAACGCGGCTGATACAGGTGGCTTGCTCTGTCACGCCACATTCACAAAATAAAAAACCTTACAAATCATATAAATACAAAAAAATCACAGTGCTTATAGCTGTCTGTCCCGCCAATGAGAAACCGATCACTTACGCAACACTAGGCAAAGGCTTACACGCTGAATCTATAAATAGAGAAGGCGTAGAAATCCCTCGCCACAAGCGTGCATCGCAGAGCGTAGTGCTCGATACATCTGCTCAAAAACGGAAAAACCCCGAACCAGTCGGGGCTTTTCTCGCTGCGCTGCACTCGGGTTACTGAAACAGCGACTCACTCGACAGGCCATTCTTCTCCAGGATCTCCCGCAAGCGCTTGAGGCCTTCCACCTGGATCTGCCTGACCCTTTCCCGGGTCAAGCCGATTTCCAGGCCGACGTCTTCGAGGGTGCTGCTTTCATGGCCGCGCAGGCCAAAACGCCGGATCACCACCTCCCGTTGCTTGTCCGTCAGTTCCGAGAGCCACTGATCGATGCTCTGGGACAAGTCGTCATCCTGGAGCAGTTCGCAAGGGTCGGTGGGGCGTTCGTCAGTGAGGGTGTCCAGCAGGGTCTTGTCCGAATCCGGCCCCAGCGAGACGTCCACGGAGGAAACCCGCTCGTTGAGTCCGAGCATGCGCTTGACCTCGCCCACCGGTTTTTCCAGCAGGTTGGCGATTTCTTCCGGTGAAGGCTCATGGTCGAGCTTCTGGGTCAGCTCGCGGGCGGCCCGCAGGTAGACATTCAGCTCCTTGACCACGTGGATCGGTAGCCGGATCGTACGGGTCTGATTCATGATCGCCCGTTCGATGGTCTGGCGAATCCACCAGGTGGCATAGGTCGAGAAACGGAACCCCCGTTCAGGGTCGAATTTCTCGACGGCGCGGATCAATCCCAGGTTGCCCTCTTCGATCAGGTCCAGCAACGAGAGCCCACGATTGACGTAACGTCGGGCGATTTTCACCACCAGGCGCAGGTTGCTTTCAATCATGCGTTTCCGACCGGCCGGGTCGCCACTTTGCGACAGCCGCGCAAAATGAACTTCTTCCTCTGGGGAGAGCAGTGGCGAGAAACCGATTTCGTTGAGGTACAGCTGAGTGGCGTCCAGCGCCCGGGTGTAATCGATGTACTTATGTTGTTTAAGTGAAGCGGAGTGTCTGGATTTGGCACGAACGGAAGGTGGAGATGACGCCCCTTCATCATTCGACATCGAATCCATAGCGATGCCGGTCTCCATAAGGAGAACCTCATCGTCGATGTCAAACTCCGGCACTTCTTTACTGAGAGCCATTGTTATAGTCCTTTGGTGAGTTCGACCTCAAGCTCGAGCGACGCCTTTATCCTTGGCAACGCTGGAGCCTGTTCCCTCTACGTGACGGAACAGGCTGACAACCTATCAACGACGTGGCAGGAATTGCAGCGGATCTACCGGTTTACCTTGTCGGCGAATCTCAAAATGCAGTTTCACCCGGTCTGTACCCGTCGACCCCATTTCGGCAATTGTCTGTCCGACCTTGACCTGCTGCCCCTCCCGAACCAACAGCCTGCGGTTGTGACCGTAGGCACTGACGTAGGTATCGCTGTGTTTGATGATCACGAGTTCGCCGTAGCCCCTCAAACCACTCCCGGCGTACACAACCGTGCCATCAGACGCGGCTAAAACAGGCTGTCCCAAATCTCCGGCGATATCAATTCCTTTATTCAAACTACCGTTTGAAGAGAATTTTCCAATAAGAACGCCATTAGAAGGCCATCCCCAGCCTGTCGGGGCGGGGCCTGCCGGAGGCAGTGGAGCGGGGGCCGGTTTGTTCGCGACGGACGGTACTGTCGCCGTCGCAGCCCCCACTGGCCGGCGTATCACCGTGGTTTTACTCGAAGACGAAGGCGTCGATCCGGACTGGGTGACCACCGCGGTTGGCGTTGAACCGCTGCGACCATCGAAGCGAATCGTCTGACCTGGATGAATGGTATAGGGCGCAGGAATGTTGTTACGCGCCGCGAGAGCCTTGTAGTCCCAGCCATAGCGAAAAGCGATGGAAAACAGCGTATCGCCGCGACGGACTACATACTGACCGGTCGTTACTGTAGGACGTTGCGGCGCAGCATTGTTGCGATCGACGACCCGGACATTACCCGATGGTGTACTGGAACAACCGACCAGCAAGAAGCTGCTCAAGACAAGGCCAGTCAACAGGCGCTGAAAGCTCGTGATACTCATACGCTGCGCAATGACTGTGAGACTCACCCGCCGCTCCCTTTGTGGTGGCTGAAAAAATGGAAACTGCCTGTCCAGGCAGAGGTGGCGCGAGTATAACGGGCCGCGCCCACCCTTCTATCAATGACGCGCGGGACGCTACCGCACACGTTTGCTCGCCGCCGTTGAAGCGTATTCGACAAATCGATGCCGCTGTAAGACACAGCCAGCGTCACGGAATTCAGCCTCTGTTTATAAATGCTCAGGCCAACGGCCCATTGAGTAACGGCACGAACCGCACCGCCCCCAGGACGTGTCGCGAAAAGCCATGTTCTTCCCGCACGATCAGCATCAATTGCTGTACTTCGCCGGCGCCCACCGGGATGACCATGCGTCCACCCGGTGCGAGTTGATCCAACAGGGCCTGGGGCACATCGGTCGCCACGGCCGTGACGATGATTCCGTTATAAGGCGCCAGGGCTGGCCAGCCTTCCCAGCCGTCGCCCCAGCGAAATACCACGTTGCGCAGGTTCAGCTCCACCAGGCGCTCCTTGGCGCGATCCTGCAGCACCTTGATCCGTTCCACGGAAAACACCCGCTCCACCAGTTGCGACAAGACCGCCGTCTGGTAACCCGAACCGGTGCCGATCTCCAGCACCTTGTCCAGCGGGCCCGCCTCCAGCAGCAACTCGCTCATGCGAGCCACCATATAAGGCTGGGAAATGGTCTGGTTATGGCCGATCGGCAACGCCGTGTCTTCATAGGCCCGATGGGCCAGGGCTTCATCGACGAACAGATGCCGCGGCGTACGGCGAATCACTTCCAGCACCTGGGCG
This genomic interval carries:
- the mutS gene encoding DNA mismatch repair protein MutS; translated protein: MNDLSSHTPMMQQYWRLKNQHPDQLMFYRMGDFYEIFYEDAKKAAKLLDITLTARGQSAGMAIPMCGIPYHAAEGYLAKLVKLGESVVICEQVGDPATSKGPVERQVVRIITPGTVSDEALLDERRDNLIAAVLGDERLFGLAVLDITSGNFSVLEIKGWENLLAELERVNPVELLIPDDWPKDLPAEKRRGVRRRAPWDFERDSALKSLCQQFATQDLKGFGCENLTLAIGAAGCLLAYAKETQRTALPHLRSLRHERLDDTVVLDGASRRNLELDTNLAGGRDNTLQSVVDRCQTAMGSRLLTRWLNRPLRDLTVLLARQTSITCLLDRYRFEQLQPQLKEIGDIERILARIGLRNARPRDLARLRDALGVLPELQAAMTDLEAPHLQHLARNTSTYPELAALLEKAIIDNPPAVIRDGGVLKTGYDAELDELQALSENAGQFLIDLEAREKARTGLTNLKVGYNRIHGYFIELPSKQAEQAPADYIRRQTLKGAERFITPELKAFEDKALSAKSRALAREKMLYDALLEDLISQLPPLQDTAAALAELDVLSNLAERALNLDLNCPRFVSEPCMRISQGRHPVVEQVLTTPFVANDLSLDDNTRMLVITGPNMGGKSTYMRQTALIVLLAHIGSFVPAASCELSLVDRIFTRIGSSDDLAGGRSTFMVEMSETANILHNATERSLVLMDEVGRGTSTFDGLSLAWAAAERLAQLRAYTLFATHYFELTVLPESQPLVANVHLNATEHNDRIVFLHHVLPGPASQSYGLAVAQLAGVPGDVISRAREHLSRLETTSLPHEAPRPAKGKPAAPQQSDLFASLPHPVLDELAKLDLDDFTPRRALDLLYTLKTRI
- the fdxA gene encoding ferredoxin FdxA gives rise to the protein MTFVVTDNCIKCKYTDCVEVCPVDCFYEGPNFLVIHPDECIDCALCEPECPAQAIFSEDEVPAGMENFIELNAELADIWPNITEKKDALPDAEEWDGKPGKIADLER
- the rpoS gene encoding RNA polymerase sigma factor RpoS, which codes for MALSKEVPEFDIDDEVLLMETGIAMDSMSNDEGASSPPSVRAKSRHSASLKQHKYIDYTRALDATQLYLNEIGFSPLLSPEEEVHFARLSQSGDPAGRKRMIESNLRLVVKIARRYVNRGLSLLDLIEEGNLGLIRAVEKFDPERGFRFSTYATWWIRQTIERAIMNQTRTIRLPIHVVKELNVYLRAARELTQKLDHEPSPEEIANLLEKPVGEVKRMLGLNERVSSVDVSLGPDSDKTLLDTLTDERPTDPCELLQDDDLSQSIDQWLSELTDKQREVVIRRFGLRGHESSTLEDVGLEIGLTRERVRQIQVEGLKRLREILEKNGLSSESLFQ
- a CDS encoding peptidoglycan DD-metalloendopeptidase family protein: MSLTVIAQRMSITSFQRLLTGLVLSSFLLVGCSSTPSGNVRVVDRNNAAPQRPTVTTGQYVVRRGDTLFSIAFRYGWDYKALAARNNIPAPYTIHPGQTIRFDGRSGSTPTAVVTQSGSTPSSSSKTTVIRRPVGAATATVPSVANKPAPAPLPPAGPAPTGWGWPSNGVLIGKFSSNGSLNKGIDIAGDLGQPVLAASDGTVVYAGSGLRGYGELVIIKHSDTYVSAYGHNRRLLVREGQQVKVGQTIAEMGSTGTDRVKLHFEIRRQGKPVDPLQFLPRR
- a CDS encoding protein-L-isoaspartate(D-aspartate) O-methyltransferase, whose amino-acid sequence is MTSQRTRERLIQRLYEEGLSNAQVLEVIRRTPRHLFVDEALAHRAYEDTALPIGHNQTISQPYMVARMSELLLEAGPLDKVLEIGTGSGYQTAVLSQLVERVFSVERIKVLQDRAKERLVELNLRNVVFRWGDGWEGWPALAPYNGIIVTAVATDVPQALLDQLAPGGRMVIPVGAGEVQQLMLIVREEHGFSRHVLGAVRFVPLLNGPLA